A single region of the Nicotiana sylvestris chromosome 6, ASM39365v2, whole genome shotgun sequence genome encodes:
- the LOC104223236 gene encoding uncharacterized protein, translating to MVGLVESWCFCNGGGKSEKMKGTIFSSKGPAMALIGASGTGFFIHRNLLLTTHVILPSVAAAESAEIHLQNGVAACLFPHRFFITSSILDLTIVGLDVMDGDTNANVQQPHYLKTCSKPNLELGNVVYLLGYSEKKELTVGEGKVVIATDNLIKLSTDGITWRPGSAGFDVHGNLAFMVCDPMKLATSPNSKSSSTSPSPLSSWKDCPMQFGIPLPIICDWLNQHWEGSLDDLNKPKLPLIRLMSSGQKSEHSCASFTMRRVFKSTEAENEGTPSSSNRMSRPREDPGPSCSAVATNLEEEAVTTDPHAITHVQGIPTPEIFESRRLTSTPARKKESSTQIHLLDINFPPRIIKTAESPQPAQKILSNADDNFINKAREEKSSGAEVSSTGSVNGAQSEVQSSSSLIEVLEAQNEYSSDGETTMYSAETAESRNYPSPKGGRIQQVGRSQSCVNYNRWGPASKNSAARKATQEQKRSTMQGRKVYSQGATSQRSNDYYSPTVASIMKKRNNLELQTIPRLSAGNSSPRWNF from the exons ATGGTGGGTTTAGTAGAATCTTGGTGTTTTTGTAATGGGGGTGGCAAGTCTGAGAAAATGAAAGGTACCATTTTTTCAAGCAAAGGTCCTGCTATGGCTCTTATAGGTGCAAGTGGCACTGGTTTCTTCATCCACCGGAATCTGCTGCTTACAACACATGTTATTCTTCCTTCTGTGGCTGCTGCTGAATCTGCTGAGATCCACCTCCAAAATGGTGTAGCTGCTTGCCTTTTTCCCCACAG GTTCTTTATTACCAGCTCTATACTGGATCTGACTATAGTGGGCCTTGATGTCATGGATGGAGACACAAATGCAAATGTTCAGCAACCTCACTACCTAAAAACTTGTTCCAAACCTAATCTGGAGCTGGGTAATGTCGTTTATCTGTTAGGTTATAGTGAGAAAAAGGAGTTGACAGTTGGCGAAGGAAAAGTGGTAATAGCCACTGACAATCTTATAAAGCTGTCAACTGATGGAATAACTTGGAGGCCGGGTTCTGCTGGTTTTGACGTTCATGGCAATCTGGCATTTATGGTATGTGATCCTATGAAGCTAGCAACATCTCCTAACTCAAAATCCTCGTCAACTTCACCGTCCCCATTATCATCATGGAAAGACTGTCCTATGCAATTTGGCATACCGTTACCTATCATATGCGACTGGTTGAACCAACACTGGGAAGGAAGCCTTGATGACCTCAACAAACCCAAGTTACCGCTAATTCGGCTGATGTCTTCTGGTCAAAAGAGTGAGCATTCTTGTGCCTCCTTCACGATGCGACGTGTTTTTAAGTCAACTGAAGCTGAAAATGAAGGGACACCATCATCTTCGAACCGAATGTCGAGACCTAGAGAGGATCCGGGACCAAGCTGTTCTGCTGTTGCCACTAATTTGGAAGAGGAAGCAGTAACTACTGATCCGCATGCAATCACTCATGTCCAGGGAATTCCAACTCCTGAAATTTTTGAGTCGCGAAGGTTAACTTCAACACCAGCTAGGAAGAAGGAAAGTAGTACTCAAATCCATCTTTTGGATATTAATTTTCCACCAAGGATTATTAAAACTGCTGAGTCACcacagcctgcccaaaagatctTATCCAACGCTGATGATAATTTTATCAATAAAGCGAGAGAAGAAAAATCTAGTGGCGCTGAGGTTTCCTCGACTGGATCTGTTAATGGGGCCCAGAGTGAGGTTCAATCAAGTTCCTCTCTCATAGAAGTATTGGAAGCTCAAAATGAATACAGCAGTGATGGAGAGACGACAATGTACTCTGCAGAAACTGCTGAAAGCCGAAACTACCCAAGTCCTAAAGGAGGAAGGATTCAGCAAGTAGGAAGAAGCCAAAGTTGTGTTAACTACAATAGATGGGGTCCGGCTTCAAAAAATTCAGCAGCTCGTAAGGCAACGCAAGAACAGAAGAGGAGCACTATGCAAGGAAGAAAGGTCTATTCACAAGGGGCAACTTCTCAAAGGAGTAACGACTATTACAGCCCGACAGTAGCTTCCATCATGAAGAAACGGAACAACTTGGAGCTGCAAACCATACCCCGTCTAAGTGCAGGAAATTCATCGCCGAGATGGAATTTCTGa